Proteins encoded together in one Thermomonospora curvata DSM 43183 window:
- a CDS encoding M23 family metallopeptidase, whose product MNGRLAGRLARVRTPLLLIGVVLSFSARFHEAGWVGWAGLAMILAGLTLVLMPGGAVRRPPIAVRAPVEGRWMAVNSPADRVPSHGTHEFGQSHAIDLIYQPDPDVQWKSVRLWPPARRARSFPSYGRPILSPADAVVVRAVDGQRDHWSRNSWPGLAYLFLVEGIVRGIGAVISPRFVLGNHVILKLDEGVYAALAHLRRGSLRVRPGQRVRAGQQIAECGNSGNSAEPHLHFQLMDSPRTAIAAGLPFAFAYRIDGTEHYGVPKGRQAFTAGPAGRTGGPGRVDAGAWAKERG is encoded by the coding sequence ATGAACGGCAGGCTCGCCGGGCGGCTGGCCCGGGTGCGAACCCCCTTGCTGCTGATCGGCGTCGTCCTGTCGTTCAGCGCCAGGTTCCACGAGGCCGGCTGGGTGGGCTGGGCGGGCCTGGCGATGATCCTCGCGGGCCTGACGCTGGTGCTGATGCCCGGCGGCGCGGTGCGCCGTCCCCCGATCGCGGTCCGCGCCCCGGTCGAGGGCCGCTGGATGGCGGTCAACAGCCCGGCCGACCGGGTCCCCAGCCACGGAACGCACGAGTTCGGCCAAAGCCACGCCATCGACCTGATCTACCAGCCCGACCCGGACGTGCAGTGGAAGAGCGTGCGGCTCTGGCCCCCGGCCCGCCGGGCCCGTTCCTTTCCCTCCTACGGCCGTCCGATCCTCTCCCCCGCCGACGCGGTGGTGGTGCGGGCGGTGGACGGGCAGCGCGACCACTGGAGCCGCAACTCCTGGCCCGGCCTGGCCTACCTGTTCCTCGTGGAGGGGATCGTCCGCGGCATCGGCGCCGTCATCAGCCCGCGCTTCGTGCTCGGCAACCATGTGATCTTGAAGCTGGACGAGGGGGTGTACGCGGCGCTGGCCCACCTGCGGCGCGGCTCGCTGCGGGTGCGCCCCGGCCAGCGGGTCCGGGCCGGGCAGCAGATCGCCGAGTGCGGCAACTCCGGCAACTCCGCCGAACCCCACCTGCACTTTCAGCTCATGGACAGCCCGCGGACGGCGATCGCCGCCGGGCTGCCGTTCGCCTTCGCTTACCGGATCGACGGCACGGAGCACTACGGTGTGCCCAAAGGCAGGCAGGCGTTCACCGCCGGCCCCGCGGGCCGGACCGGCGGGCCGGGCCGGGTGGACGCCGGAGCGTGGGCGAAGGAGCGTGGTTGA
- a CDS encoding helix-turn-helix domain-containing protein, with the protein MTEQEPSLGERLERLEARVAALERARPAARHGEQTPDPDVFWALHGLQERAEEPGMVLFTGSVTLPGGERAEWQQAHPAEELLADDWSQAASAVAALGHPIRLLLLREILHGTRTAAELGAHRRLGTSGQLYHHLRQLVAAGWLRTTARGQYAVPAEKVVPLLVILAAARR; encoded by the coding sequence TTGACCGAGCAGGAACCATCGCTGGGCGAGCGGCTGGAACGGCTGGAGGCCCGCGTCGCCGCGCTGGAGCGCGCCCGCCCGGCCGCACGGCACGGTGAGCAGACCCCCGACCCCGATGTCTTCTGGGCGCTGCACGGGCTGCAGGAGCGCGCCGAAGAACCCGGCATGGTGCTGTTCACCGGCTCGGTGACGCTGCCCGGCGGCGAGCGCGCCGAGTGGCAGCAGGCGCACCCGGCCGAAGAGCTGCTGGCCGACGACTGGAGCCAGGCCGCCTCGGCGGTGGCCGCTTTGGGCCATCCGATCCGGCTGCTGCTGTTGCGGGAGATCCTGCACGGCACCCGCACCGCCGCCGAGCTGGGCGCCCACCGGCGGCTCGGCACCAGCGGCCAGCTCTACCACCATCTCCGCCAGCTCGTGGCGGCCGGGTGGCTGCGCACCACGGCCCGCGGGCAGTACGCGGTCCCGGCCGAGAAGGTCGTCCCGCTGCTGGTCATCCTCGCCGCCGCACGACGATGA
- a CDS encoding phosphoglycerate kinase: MRTIDDLDVRGKRVLVRSDLNVPLDGDRITDDGRIRASLPTINTLRERGAKVIVCAHLGRPKGQVKPEFSLAPVARRLGELLGTEVAFASDVVGESAARTVAGLADGQVALLENLRFEPGETSKDDAERGAFADKLAALADLYVGDGFGAVHRKHASVYDVPRRLPHAAGGLIVAEVDVLRKLTEEVERPYAVVLGGSKVSDKLGVIDNLLNKADRILIGGGMVFTFLAAQGHQVGKSLLEQDQLDTVREYLARAEKNGVELVLPVDIVAATAFAADADHQVVPADAIPADRMGLDIGPASGRLFAERLAGAKTVFWNGPMGVFEMEPYSHGTRAVAQGLIDSGAFTVVGGGDSAAAVRSLGFDESAFSHISTGGGASLEYLEGKTLPGLAALED, translated from the coding sequence ATGCGCACCATTGACGATCTCGACGTACGCGGGAAGCGGGTGCTGGTCCGCTCGGACCTCAACGTTCCCCTCGACGGCGACCGCATCACCGACGACGGGCGGATCCGGGCCAGCCTGCCGACGATCAACACGCTGCGCGAACGCGGCGCCAAGGTGATCGTCTGCGCCCACCTGGGCCGCCCCAAGGGCCAGGTCAAGCCGGAGTTCTCGCTGGCCCCCGTGGCCCGCAGGCTGGGCGAGCTGCTCGGCACCGAGGTGGCCTTCGCCTCCGACGTGGTCGGCGAGTCCGCCGCCCGCACCGTGGCGGGCCTGGCCGACGGCCAGGTGGCGCTGCTGGAGAACCTGCGTTTTGAGCCGGGGGAGACCAGCAAGGACGACGCCGAGCGCGGCGCGTTCGCCGACAAGCTGGCCGCGCTGGCCGACCTGTACGTCGGCGACGGGTTCGGCGCCGTGCACCGCAAGCACGCCAGCGTCTACGACGTCCCCCGCCGCCTGCCGCACGCCGCCGGCGGCCTGATCGTCGCCGAGGTGGACGTGCTGCGCAAGCTCACCGAGGAGGTGGAACGGCCGTACGCGGTGGTGCTGGGCGGCTCGAAGGTCTCCGACAAGCTCGGCGTCATCGACAACCTGCTGAACAAGGCCGACCGCATCCTCATCGGCGGCGGCATGGTCTTCACCTTCCTGGCCGCCCAGGGCCACCAGGTCGGCAAGAGCCTGCTGGAGCAGGACCAGCTCGACACCGTGCGCGAGTACCTGGCCCGGGCCGAAAAGAACGGGGTGGAGCTGGTGCTGCCGGTGGACATCGTGGCGGCCACGGCGTTCGCCGCCGACGCCGACCACCAGGTGGTGCCCGCCGACGCCATCCCCGCCGACCGGATGGGGTTGGACATCGGCCCGGCCTCCGGGCGGCTGTTCGCCGAGCGGCTGGCCGGCGCCAAGACCGTCTTCTGGAACGGCCCCATGGGCGTGTTCGAGATGGAGCCCTACTCCCACGGCACCCGCGCGGTCGCCCAGGGCCTGATCGACTCGGGGGCGTTCACCGTGGTCGGCGGCGGCGACTCGGCCGCGGCGGTGCGCAGCCTGGGCTTCGACGAGTCCGCCTTCTCCCACATCTCGACCGGCGGCGGCGCCAGCCTGGAGTACCTGGAAGGCAAGACGCTGCCCGGCCTTGCGGCACTGGAGGACTGA
- a CDS encoding RNA polymerase-binding protein RbpA has protein sequence MASGNAIRGSRVGAGPMGEAERGEAAPRVWVSYYCANRHETRPSFATDVAIPETWDCPRCGFPAGKDPDNPPAPPKTEPYKTHLAYVKERRSDADGQAILEEALAKLRERRAAVKAAMESVNNRN, from the coding sequence GTGGCTAGTGGCAACGCCATCCGGGGCAGCCGGGTCGGGGCCGGTCCGATGGGAGAGGCCGAGCGCGGGGAGGCGGCGCCCCGCGTCTGGGTCAGCTACTACTGCGCCAACCGGCACGAGACCCGACCCAGCTTCGCGACTGACGTGGCGATTCCCGAGACGTGGGACTGCCCCCGCTGCGGGTTCCCGGCAGGCAAGGACCCCGACAACCCTCCTGCCCCGCCGAAGACCGAGCCCTACAAGACGCACCTGGCGTACGTGAAGGAGCGGCGCAGCGACGCCGACGGCCAGGCGATCTTGGAGGAGGCCCTGGCCAAGCTGCGCGAGCGGCGCGCCGCGGTCAAGGCCGCCATGGAATCGGTCAACAACCGCAACTGA
- a CDS encoding acyltransferase family protein: MDAAQASTGTARLAWLDALRGLAALAVAFHHATYHYTPGLRRQITAWFDPGTFGVVVFFLVSGYIIPASLERSRSLGRFWISRAFRIYPLLLVALAAIALINLTRLWPARDGLAELNPWTVVSAHLTMLQDVLAVPNALNVLWTLSYEMLFYLMVAALFAVGLHRRSAGIATALAAAGGAAIAFGGLLPAGALAAAAGVGPVVAVTALTLAVAIGCVFSRRPAVRSCGAVLGGLLALVLLVGNSRLPVWEGLALLAVMFTGTAAHRAEHGQIKVRTAALCGAVVFTVTTAAGLWHMGGWGVPADELLGYRRAWASSLALAALVFLAGLALRRRPMPRPLTGLGVISYSVYLLHPVLLVLSDALLGRPGEDSPLHLAALLTVLVAASALTQRLVERPGQRLGRRLARRLAPPPAAKAPQTREPEPLPASAGRP; encoded by the coding sequence ATGGATGCAGCGCAGGCGAGCACCGGAACGGCGCGACTGGCATGGCTGGACGCGCTGCGCGGGCTCGCCGCGCTGGCGGTGGCCTTCCACCACGCCACCTACCACTACACCCCCGGGCTGCGCCGTCAGATCACCGCCTGGTTCGACCCCGGCACCTTCGGCGTCGTGGTGTTCTTCCTGGTCAGCGGCTATATCATTCCCGCCTCCCTGGAGCGGTCGCGCTCGCTGGGCCGGTTTTGGATCAGCCGGGCCTTCCGGATCTACCCGCTGCTGCTGGTGGCGCTGGCCGCGATCGCGCTGATCAATCTCACCCGGCTGTGGCCGGCGCGGGACGGGCTGGCCGAGCTGAACCCCTGGACGGTCGTCTCGGCGCATCTGACGATGCTGCAGGACGTGCTGGCGGTGCCCAACGCGCTGAACGTGCTGTGGACGCTGTCGTACGAGATGCTGTTCTACCTGATGGTCGCGGCGCTGTTCGCGGTCGGCCTGCACCGCCGCTCGGCGGGGATCGCCACCGCGCTGGCCGCGGCCGGCGGCGCGGCGATCGCGTTCGGCGGGCTGCTGCCCGCCGGGGCGCTGGCGGCGGCCGCGGGGGTCGGCCCGGTGGTGGCCGTGACGGCGCTGACCCTGGCGGTCGCGATCGGCTGCGTCTTCTCCCGGCGGCCGGCGGTGCGAAGCTGCGGCGCGGTCCTGGGCGGCCTGCTGGCCCTGGTGCTGCTGGTCGGCAACAGCCGGCTGCCGGTGTGGGAGGGGCTGGCGCTGCTGGCGGTGATGTTCACCGGCACCGCCGCCCACCGGGCCGAGCACGGCCAGATCAAGGTCCGCACGGCCGCCCTGTGCGGCGCCGTGGTGTTCACCGTCACGACCGCGGCCGGGCTGTGGCACATGGGCGGCTGGGGGGTGCCCGCCGACGAGCTGCTGGGGTACCGGCGTGCCTGGGCCTCCAGCCTGGCGCTGGCGGCGCTGGTCTTCTTGGCGGGGCTGGCGCTGCGCCGCCGCCCGATGCCGCGTCCGCTGACCGGGCTGGGCGTGATCAGCTACTCGGTGTACTTGCTGCACCCGGTGCTGCTGGTGCTCTCCGACGCGCTGCTGGGGCGTCCGGGCGAGGACTCCCCGCTCCACCTGGCGGCCCTGCTGACCGTCCTGGTGGCGGCCTCCGCCCTCACCCAGCGGCTGGTGGAGCGGCCGGGACAGCGGCTGGGACGCCGCCTGGCCCGGCGGCTGGCCCCGCCGCCGGCCGCGAAAGCCCCGCAGACCCGCGAGCCCGAACCGCTCCCGGCATCGGCCGGGCGGCCGTGA
- the zwf gene encoding glucose-6-phosphate dehydrogenase yields MTTTNPLRDPRDKRLPRVAGPSVLVLFGVTGDLSRKKLLPAIYDLANRGLLPPGFSLVGFARRDWEHQDFRQVAYEAVKENARTPFREDVWRHLAEGMHFVPGEFSDPGAFEALAMAVKELDATRGTGGNYAFYLSIPPKFFPMVVEQLQRCGLTEHGPHSWRRVVVEKPFGHDLKSARELNATLHRVFPEESIFRIDHYLGKETVQNILAMRFANTMYEPVWNRSYIDHVQITMAEDIGIGGRAGYYDGIGAARDVIQNHLLQLLALTAMEEPTSFSAEAVRAEKAKVLSSVRLPDDLSRTTARGQYAAGWQGGERVRGYLEEDGIPPDSRTETYAAIKLEIESRRWAGVPFYLRTGKRLSRRVTEVALIFQRAPHLPFSETDTEELGQNALVMRVQPDEGITVRFGSKVPGTAMEIRDVNMDFAYGESFTEHSPEAYERLLLDVLIGDPPLFPRQEEVELSWGILDPIEEYWAEHGRPEPYKSGGYGPASADLLMARDGRAWRRL; encoded by the coding sequence GTGACCACGACGAATCCGTTGCGTGATCCACGTGACAAGCGGCTGCCGCGGGTGGCCGGGCCCAGTGTGCTGGTGCTGTTCGGGGTGACCGGCGATCTGTCGCGCAAGAAGCTGCTGCCGGCGATCTACGACCTGGCCAACCGGGGCCTGCTGCCGCCGGGCTTCTCCCTGGTCGGCTTCGCCCGCCGCGACTGGGAGCACCAGGACTTCCGGCAGGTGGCCTATGAGGCGGTCAAGGAGAACGCGCGCACTCCCTTCCGGGAGGACGTCTGGCGGCACCTGGCCGAGGGCATGCACTTCGTGCCCGGCGAGTTCAGCGACCCGGGGGCCTTCGAGGCGCTGGCCATGGCGGTCAAGGAACTGGACGCCACCCGCGGCACCGGCGGCAACTACGCCTTCTACCTGTCCATCCCGCCCAAGTTCTTCCCGATGGTGGTGGAGCAGCTGCAGCGGTGCGGGCTGACCGAGCACGGCCCGCACTCCTGGCGGCGGGTGGTGGTGGAAAAGCCCTTCGGGCACGACCTCAAGAGCGCCCGGGAGCTGAACGCCACGCTGCACCGGGTCTTCCCCGAGGAGTCGATCTTCCGGATCGACCACTACCTGGGCAAGGAGACCGTGCAGAACATCCTGGCGATGCGGTTCGCCAACACCATGTACGAGCCGGTGTGGAACCGCTCCTACATCGACCATGTGCAGATCACCATGGCCGAGGACATCGGGATCGGCGGCCGGGCCGGCTACTACGACGGCATCGGCGCCGCCCGCGACGTCATCCAGAACCACCTGCTGCAGCTGCTGGCGCTGACCGCGATGGAGGAGCCCACCTCCTTCAGCGCCGAGGCGGTGCGCGCCGAGAAGGCCAAGGTGCTCTCCTCGGTGCGGCTGCCGGACGATCTGAGCCGCACCACCGCCCGCGGCCAGTACGCGGCCGGCTGGCAGGGCGGCGAGCGGGTGCGCGGCTACCTGGAGGAGGACGGCATCCCGCCCGACTCGCGCACCGAGACCTACGCGGCGATCAAGCTGGAGATCGAGTCGCGGCGCTGGGCCGGGGTGCCGTTCTACCTGCGCACCGGCAAGCGGCTGTCGCGCCGGGTCACCGAGGTGGCGCTGATCTTCCAGCGCGCCCCGCACCTGCCGTTCTCCGAGACCGACACCGAGGAGCTGGGGCAGAACGCCCTGGTGATGCGGGTGCAGCCGGATGAGGGCATCACGGTGCGCTTCGGCTCCAAGGTGCCCGGAACCGCCATGGAGATCCGGGATGTGAACATGGACTTCGCCTACGGGGAGTCCTTCACCGAGCACTCCCCCGAGGCGTATGAGCGGCTGTTGCTGGATGTGCTGATCGGCGACCCGCCGCTGTTCCCCCGGCAGGAGGAGGTCGAGCTGTCGTGGGGGATCCTCGACCCGATCGAGGAGTACTGGGCCGAGCACGGCAGGCCGGAGCCGTACAAGTCCGGCGGCTATGGCCCGGCGTCGGCCGATCTGCTGATGGCGCGCGACGGGCGTGCCTGGAGACGTCTGTGA
- a CDS encoding glucose-6-phosphate dehydrogenase assembly protein OpcA produces the protein MNIDLADTSIRHIQSSLRQARHLMGGPAVGMVLTLVIVTDESAQYDAVRAANEAARENPCRVLTVISRDSRGSSSRLDAEIRMGETGPGETVLLRMYGPLAEHADSVVVPLLVPDAPVVTWWPGNAPVQPGTDPLGVLAQRRITDSYAARDRLGTLARLAENYQPGDTDFAWTRLTPWRTLLAAALDSGFAEITAGRVVAEPDSPSAELLAAWLSLRLGVPVARQFSEGPGLTEVTLTTVEGDISLTRPDGRVATLSRPGQPDRQVALPRRPMAELLAEELRRLDPDEVYHESAVRYAKDLAAARGTEQPAPELDEDRS, from the coding sequence ATGAACATCGACCTGGCCGACACCTCGATCCGCCACATCCAAAGCTCGCTGCGGCAGGCCCGGCACCTGATGGGCGGCCCGGCCGTGGGCATGGTGCTCACCTTGGTGATCGTGACGGACGAGTCGGCGCAGTACGACGCGGTCCGGGCGGCCAACGAGGCGGCCCGCGAGAATCCCTGCCGGGTGCTGACGGTGATCTCCCGGGACTCCCGCGGCAGCTCCTCCCGGCTGGACGCCGAGATCCGCATGGGCGAGACCGGGCCGGGTGAGACGGTGCTGCTGCGCATGTACGGGCCGCTGGCCGAGCACGCCGACTCGGTGGTGGTGCCGCTGCTGGTGCCGGACGCCCCGGTGGTCACCTGGTGGCCGGGCAACGCACCCGTCCAGCCGGGCACCGACCCGCTGGGGGTGCTGGCCCAGCGGCGCATCACCGACTCCTATGCCGCCCGGGACCGGCTGGGCACGCTGGCCCGGCTGGCCGAGAACTACCAGCCGGGCGACACCGATTTCGCCTGGACGCGGCTGACCCCGTGGCGGACGCTGCTGGCGGCGGCGCTGGACTCCGGTTTCGCGGAGATCACCGCCGGCAGGGTGGTGGCCGAGCCCGACAGCCCCAGCGCCGAGCTGCTGGCGGCCTGGCTGTCGCTGCGGCTGGGGGTGCCGGTGGCCCGGCAGTTCTCCGAAGGGCCCGGCCTGACCGAGGTCACGCTGACCACGGTGGAGGGCGACATCTCGCTGACCCGCCCGGACGGCCGGGTGGCGACGCTGTCGCGGCCCGGGCAGCCGGACAGGCAGGTGGCGCTGCCGCGCCGCCCGATGGCCGAGCTGCTGGCCGAGGAGCTGCGGCGGCTGGACCCCGACGAGGTGTACCACGAGTCGGCCGTCCGCTACGCCAAGGACCTGGCCGCTGCGCGCGGAACGGAGCAGCCGGCCCCCGAACTGGATGAGGACCGATCATGA
- a CDS encoding class I SAM-dependent methyltransferase has product MTSACDPADNPIYGNPWAYELACAFRDVPAEVEALLRWYRRSCGGGPPASVLELAAGPAEHARQFARRGIAATALDLSPAMCAHAERRAKDEGVALQVVCADMTRFALGRRFDLVVTMLDSTAHLMSLDAFVAHLDRVAAHLNPAGRYILEMSHPADRLTDEPSTGTAWTVQRDGVRAEVRWGEPGDRLDPITQIARERVTIAVTHPDGRTETIRGVVPYRFWTATELQAAVRLSGALQIDAQYGDFTGIGPRDPEAWRLITVFRPAER; this is encoded by the coding sequence GTGACCAGCGCCTGCGACCCCGCCGACAACCCGATCTACGGCAATCCCTGGGCCTATGAGCTGGCGTGCGCGTTCCGTGACGTGCCCGCCGAGGTGGAGGCCCTGCTGAGGTGGTACCGCCGCTCCTGCGGCGGCGGGCCGCCCGCCTCGGTCCTGGAGCTGGCCGCCGGTCCCGCCGAGCACGCCCGGCAGTTCGCCCGGCGCGGGATCGCGGCGACCGCCCTGGACCTGAGCCCGGCCATGTGCGCCCACGCCGAGCGGCGCGCCAAGGACGAGGGGGTGGCGCTGCAGGTCGTGTGCGCCGACATGACCCGCTTCGCGCTGGGCCGCCGCTTCGACCTGGTGGTGACGATGCTGGACTCCACCGCCCACCTGATGAGCCTGGACGCCTTCGTGGCCCATCTGGACCGGGTGGCCGCGCATCTGAACCCCGCCGGGCGCTACATCCTGGAGATGAGCCACCCGGCCGACCGGCTCACCGACGAGCCGTCCACCGGCACCGCGTGGACGGTGCAGCGGGACGGCGTGCGCGCCGAGGTCCGCTGGGGCGAGCCGGGCGACCGGCTGGACCCGATCACCCAGATCGCCCGCGAGCGCGTCACCATCGCCGTCACCCATCCCGACGGCCGCACCGAGACGATCCGCGGCGTGGTGCCCTACCGCTTCTGGACGGCCACCGAGCTGCAGGCGGCCGTCCGCCTGTCGGGAGCGCTGCAGATCGACGCCCAGTACGGCGACTTCACCGGGATCGGCCCGCGCGATCCGGAGGCCTGGCGGCTGATCACGGTGTTCCGGCCCGCCGAGCGGTGA
- the secG gene encoding preprotein translocase subunit SecG, with the protein MILATSIVLIITSLLMILLVLMHKGKGGGLSDMFGGGISSSLGGSSVVERNLDRLTIGVGIIWFGSIVVLGLLLKSNGAG; encoded by the coding sequence GTGATCCTCGCAACCTCGATCGTCCTCATCATCACCAGCCTGCTGATGATCCTGCTCGTCCTCATGCACAAGGGGAAGGGCGGTGGATTGTCCGACATGTTCGGTGGTGGGATCTCCTCGTCCCTGGGGGGCTCTTCGGTGGTCGAGCGGAACCTCGACCGGCTGACGATCGGGGTCGGGATCATCTGGTTCGGGTCGATCGTGGTGTTGGGCCTGCTGCTGAAGTCCAACGGCGCCGGCTGA
- the tpiA gene encoding triose-phosphate isomerase has product MATAKKPSRKPIMAGNWKMNNNHLEAIKLVQQLAFALKEADYEAVEVVVLPPFTAIRSVQTLVDADKLPIAYGAQDVSAHASGAYTGEISGSMLAKLGCTYVVVGHSERRQYHHEDDALVNAKIKAAFAAELTPILCVGEGLEVRKAGEHVPYTLSQVDGALEKIPAEQARSLVIAYEPVWAIGTGEVATPADAQEVCSAIRGRLAELYDEEVASQVRIQYGGSVKSGNIAGIMAQPDVDGALVGGASLDAGEFVKICRYRDLPV; this is encoded by the coding sequence ATGGCCACTGCCAAGAAACCTTCCCGTAAGCCGATCATGGCCGGCAACTGGAAGATGAACAACAACCACCTGGAGGCGATCAAGCTCGTCCAGCAGCTCGCCTTCGCCCTCAAGGAGGCCGACTACGAGGCGGTCGAGGTGGTGGTGCTGCCGCCGTTCACCGCGATCCGCTCGGTGCAGACGCTGGTGGACGCCGACAAGCTGCCGATCGCCTACGGCGCCCAGGACGTCTCCGCGCACGCCTCCGGGGCCTACACCGGCGAGATCTCCGGGTCCATGCTGGCCAAGCTGGGCTGCACGTACGTGGTGGTGGGCCACTCGGAGCGCCGCCAGTACCACCATGAGGACGACGCCCTGGTCAACGCCAAGATCAAGGCCGCCTTCGCCGCCGAGCTGACCCCGATCCTGTGCGTGGGGGAGGGCCTGGAGGTGCGCAAGGCCGGCGAGCACGTCCCCTACACCCTGTCCCAGGTCGACGGGGCGCTGGAGAAGATCCCCGCCGAGCAGGCCCGGTCCCTGGTGATCGCCTACGAGCCGGTCTGGGCGATCGGCACCGGCGAGGTCGCCACCCCGGCCGACGCCCAGGAGGTGTGCTCGGCCATCCGCGGCCGGCTCGCCGAGCTGTACGACGAGGAGGTGGCCTCCCAGGTCCGCATCCAGTACGGCGGGTCGGTCAAGTCCGGCAACATCGCCGGCATCATGGCCCAGCCGGACGTGGACGGCGCGCTGGTCGGCGGGGCCAGCCTGGACGCCGGCGAGTTCGTCAAGATCTGCCGGTACCGGGACCTGCCGGTGTGA
- the gap gene encoding type I glyceraldehyde-3-phosphate dehydrogenase: MTIRVGINGFGRIGRNFYRALLASGADVEVVAVNDLTDNATLAHLLKYDSILGRLDEEVKAAADEISVGGRTIKAFAERDPANLKWGDLGVDIVIESTGLFTDANKAKVHADNGAKKVIISAPAKNEDVTVVMGVNHETYDPAEHTIISNASCTTNCLAPMAKVLHDTFGIERGLMTTVHAYTQDQNLQDGPHKDLRRARAAALNIVPTSTGAAKAIGLVLPELKGKLDGYALRVPIPTGSATDLTVTLSRETTAEEVNAALKAAAEGPLRGILTYTEDPIVSADIVTDPASCIIDAGLTKVIGDQAKVVGWYDNEWGYSNRLVDLVQYVGARL; the protein is encoded by the coding sequence GTGACCATCCGCGTAGGCATCAACGGGTTCGGCCGGATCGGCCGCAACTTCTACCGCGCCCTGCTGGCCAGCGGGGCCGACGTCGAGGTCGTGGCGGTCAACGACCTGACCGACAACGCCACCCTGGCCCACCTGCTCAAGTACGACAGCATCCTCGGCCGGCTGGACGAGGAGGTGAAGGCCGCCGCCGATGAGATCTCCGTCGGCGGGCGCACCATCAAGGCCTTCGCCGAGCGCGACCCCGCCAACCTCAAGTGGGGCGACCTGGGCGTGGACATCGTGATCGAGTCCACCGGCCTGTTCACCGACGCCAACAAGGCCAAGGTGCACGCCGACAACGGCGCCAAGAAGGTGATCATCTCGGCCCCCGCCAAGAACGAGGACGTCACGGTCGTGATGGGGGTCAACCACGAGACCTACGACCCGGCCGAGCACACGATCATCTCCAACGCCTCCTGCACCACCAACTGCCTGGCGCCGATGGCCAAGGTGCTGCACGACACCTTCGGCATCGAGCGCGGCCTGATGACCACCGTCCACGCCTACACGCAGGACCAGAACCTGCAGGACGGCCCGCACAAGGACCTGCGCCGCGCCCGCGCCGCCGCCCTCAACATCGTGCCGACCTCCACCGGCGCGGCCAAGGCCATCGGGCTGGTGCTGCCGGAGCTGAAGGGCAAGCTGGACGGGTACGCGCTGCGGGTGCCCATCCCCACCGGCTCGGCCACCGACCTGACCGTCACCTTGAGCCGCGAGACCACCGCCGAGGAGGTCAACGCCGCGCTCAAGGCCGCTGCCGAGGGCCCGCTGCGGGGCATCCTCACCTACACCGAGGACCCGATCGTCTCCGCCGACATCGTCACCGACCCGGCCTCCTGCATCATCGACGCCGGCCTGACCAAGGTCATCGGCGACCAGGCCAAGGTGGTCGGCTGGTACGACAACGAGTGGGGCTACTCCAACCGGCTGGTGGACCTGGTCCAGTACGTCGGAGCCCGGCTGTAA
- a CDS encoding GNAT family N-acetyltransferase, with protein sequence MSCWCRSGRCGRCGCGGWGCRFTATEAARADALVRSVLPAGEPGPLSRRVLLRDGTEVVVRPMERRDREAVQAMHERCSPASRRARYFSPKPTLSQRALELFCEPSHGLTLVAQGPDGSILALAHLMHAVDPGVAELALLVEDAWQGRGLGRALTDLLLVPARERGVVELRATVLADNARMRRLLTSLGGRVRRTDEPGTLEIRLRLDARAARAAAATPGTGGALAG encoded by the coding sequence TTGAGCTGCTGGTGCCGGTCGGGCCGCTGCGGGCGGTGCGGCTGCGGCGGGTGGGGCTGCCGTTTCACCGCCACCGAGGCCGCCCGTGCCGACGCACTGGTGCGGTCGGTGCTGCCGGCCGGGGAGCCCGGCCCGCTCTCCCGGCGGGTGCTGCTGCGGGACGGCACCGAGGTGGTGGTGCGCCCGATGGAGCGCCGCGACCGGGAGGCCGTGCAGGCCATGCACGAGCGGTGCTCGCCGGCGAGCCGCCGGGCCCGGTACTTCAGCCCCAAGCCGACGCTGTCGCAGCGGGCGCTGGAGCTGTTCTGCGAGCCCTCCCACGGGCTGACGCTGGTCGCCCAGGGGCCGGACGGCTCGATCCTGGCGCTGGCGCACCTGATGCACGCGGTGGACCCGGGAGTGGCCGAGCTGGCCCTGCTGGTGGAGGACGCCTGGCAGGGCCGCGGGCTGGGCCGGGCGCTGACCGACCTGCTGCTGGTGCCGGCCCGCGAGCGGGGGGTGGTGGAGCTGCGCGCCACGGTACTGGCCGACAACGCGCGGATGCGCAGGCTGCTGACCTCGCTGGGCGGCCGGGTCCGGCGCACCGACGAGCCGGGGACGCTGGAGATCAGGCTCCGGCTGGACGCCCGGGCCGCGCGGGCCGCCGCCGCGACCCCCGGCACGGGGGGCGCGCTGGCAGGATAG